CGGTGAGGCGGCGCTGGTGCGGCGTGCACACCCCCGTCAGCCGGCGGGGAATGATCTTGCCGCGCTCGGCCACGAACTGCTGCAGCAGGCGCACGTCCTTGTAGTTGATGGAGTCGATCTTCTCCACGCAGAACTTGCAGACCTTTTTGCGGCGGAAGAACTTGCGCGGCCCGCCCTCGCCCCGGCCGCCAGGACGTCCACCCGGTCCCGGGCGCCGGCCAGGACCGTATCCCCCGGGACGCCG
Above is a window of Terriglobales bacterium DNA encoding:
- the rpsR gene encoding 30S ribosomal protein S18 gives rise to the protein MADEEKKEVTTTGEAATKPAATGEPAGPTAPARRPGGYGPGRRPGPGGRPGGRGEGGPRKFFRRKKVCKFCVEKIDSINYKDVRLLQQFVAERGKIIPRRLTGVCTPHQRRLTAAIKQARNIALLPFAAR